Genomic window (Rossellomorea aquimaris):
TTTCGTACCGCGTTGACGGTAAAGAATTGATCCACCAGTAACCATTTGACCGTCTGCACGCTTAGCACCAAGACGCTTTGAGATAGAGTCACGACCATTTTTAGTCGAACCTACTCCTTTTTTAGACGCAAAAAACTGAAGGTCTAATCTTAACATCTGTTCCACCTCCTACTT
Coding sequences:
- the rpmA gene encoding 50S ribosomal protein L27, which encodes MLRLDLQFFASKKGVGSTKNGRDSISKRLGAKRADGQMVTGGSILYRQRGTKIYPGLNVGRGGDDTLFAKTDGVVRFERMGRDKKKVSVYPVANEA